The DNA region GGGGCGCCGAGGCCGACATCTACTGCCTCTGGGGCGAGCCCCTCGCGAAGACCGCCGAGCAGATCGAGAACGTGAAGGCCGCCGCGAAGGCCGCGGGCCGCACCGAAGTACCCCGTATCCAGGTGGCGTTCCGCCCGATCATCGCCCCCACCGAGGAACTGGCCTGGGAGAAGGCGCATCGCACGGTCGGCGCGATCAAGGCCCGCAAGGAGAAGGGCGAGGCGATCGGCGAGCGCCACAACGGGCAGGCTCAGCCGCAGAATGCCGGCTCGCAGCGGCTGATCGCCATCGCTGAAGCGGGCGAGCGCTACGACCGTGCCCTCTGGACTCCGACAGCCGCCGCCACTGGGGGCGCGGGCAACTCCAACGCCCTGGTCGGCACACCGGAGACGGTCACCCAAGCCCTCCTGGACTACTACGACCTCGGTGTCGACATCCTCTCCGCCCGCGGCTACGACTTGTTGGACGACGCGATCGACTTCGGCCGGTACGTGATCCCGATCGTCCGCGAGGAGGTCGCCAAGCGCGATGCCAACCGCGACGCCGAGCGGGCGGTCCGCGCCACGCAGAACCTCGCGGCGGTGAATGGATGACGTCATTCGCCCAACCACCGGCGTCTCCAACTGAGCTGACGGTCATTCAAGTGCCCGTCTCCGACCCACGGGTGAGACCGCTGCTGCGTGAACTCGGCGACGAGTACTCGACGCGCTACGGCAAGGACGCACACGCCGAACTCGCCCGTTACCCCGACGAGGAGTTCACCCCACCGCACGGCGGGCTGCTGCTCCTGCTCCTGGAGCGCGGCGAGCCGGTCGCGGGCGGCGCCTTCCGCCGGTACGACGCAGCCACGGCGGAACTCAAACGGATCTGGACGCACTCCGCCCACCGCCGACGCGGTCTCGCGCGACTCGTCGTCGCCCAACTGGAGCACGAGGCGCGCGTACGTGGCTACCAGCGGATCTACCTGACCACCGGGCCGCGCCAGCCCGAAGCCCGCGGCCTGTACCTGGCCACCGGCTACACTCCGCTGTTCGACACGTCCGCCGACCCCGAAACCCTCGGCCCGCTGCCCTTCGAGAAGCACCTTCCGGCCGAAGCGCGCCCTTGAAAGGCCATCGGCCTCCGACCTTTGGCGGGACCTCTGAACCCTTGACGGGATCAGAACTCGTCCGTGCCCCACCTCGAAGAGCCGCGATCAGCCATGGGTATCCAGGTCGTTGCGACCCAGTGCCGCTCGGATCTGGCTGAGCCACTCTGCGCCCAGCCGGCGCCCGTCGGGGAGTTGGTCGCCTCGATCCCAGCGCCACGTTGTGATGATCGCGAGCACGAGGATCCGGCACTCGCGCAGCAAGTCTTGGTCGACACCCGGATAGTGCTCGCTGACCTCTTCGGGCGCATGGGCGAGGTCGAATTCGACGGGGCCACGGCAACACGTCTCGAAGTCGATGAACAGCAGCCCGTTCTTCGTGGCGAGCAGGTTGCCCGGGTGCGGCTCGCCGTGCAGCAACTGCTCGGCGCCGCCGCGCTCGCCGATCGCTCGGCTCATGCTTCGTAGCGTGTCGCTGAGGAACTCCCGGTCCGCGTCGGCGAGCGCCGGAGTGCGTTCGCGGTTCGCCAGGAGTTGTTGGGCGTACTCGACTCGATCGGTGAAGTGCGGCGTCGGGACATCGAGCTTGCGCATTCCGTCATGCAGTTGCTCGAGCGCATTGGCGTAGTCGGCCGCCGAGACCTCTTGCGGTGTGACGGGTTCGTAGTAGGTCCACAGGGTGACCACGAAGCCATCATGCTCATAGACGCGTGGCTCCACTCGCGGCTCGAGGGCAGCCACCGGGCACCCGGATTCGGCGAGCCGCTGCGCGACCTCGACCTCGAACTGTGAGACCTGTTGATCTACAGGTGCCACCCGGGCCAGGACATCAGAAGGCAGCAGACGTAGAGTGATCTTGTTCGAGTCATGCAGAACGATCGCGTCGTCGGCTGCCAGGTCAAGCGATGAGGCGATCAACTTTGCCGCGGCCACCGCACGCGAAACCTCTGACGCCTGCATCGTTGTCTGGCCCCTCTCCGTTGAGTGCTGCCACAACTCTCCAAGCGGTGCAACTAGCCTGTGCACCCTACCAAGTTGTGGATCACGGCCTACTGGGCCTCGGTAGGGATGGCCGCCTCAGGTGATGAAGGAGAAGAGTTGGGCCGATCCTCCACGTGCTGTGCGAGGCGGTCGCGCAGACGGGTCAGGCGGTCGATCTCGGCGTCGAGGGCCGCCAGTCTGCGGTCGGCGACCCTGGAGCCGGGGACGCCGGAGTCGGGGGGCCCGCAGCGCCGTTGAGGATTCCTGACCAGCACGTCGATCCGGTCGGCGACACCGTGCAGATCCTCAACGGTGAGCCCGAGCGCCAGCAGCTCACGGACAACGCGGACCCTGGCCACATCGTCCGGCCCGTACTCACGCTGTCCGGCGGCCGTACGCGGTGGCGGTGGCAGCACGCCGCGTTCCTCGTAGAACCGCAGCGCCAGGGGCGTGGTCCCCGCCGCTGCCGCCGCATCCCCGATCCGCATCCCGCCCCCGTCCTGCACTTCTTCACGCACCCGCCGTGCCCGCACCCGCCGTGCCCGTGCACACGCCCGCGCCTCGTGGCCTCACCGTGGCGGCAACTCCACGACGACGGTCCCGAAATACCGCCCCTCGAACAGTTCCTGCAACGCCCGCGGCGCCCGATCCATGCCCGGGACCCGTACGTGCGGGAAGATGATCTCGCCGGAGCGCAGCCAGTCGCCGAATCGCTTGGTCCACTCCTCCGTCACCTCGGGATGATCCATGCCGCTGTAGCCGCGCAGCGAGACGCTCTGGTTGATGAGCCGGAACGTGTCGATCTCCGCGAGCGCGCTGCCACCGTCCCCGTCCGGCGACAACTGTCCGGCCAGGGCGCCGACCAGTGCGAATCGGGCACCGCGGCGCGCGGCGCGGACGGCCGCGGTCAGTTGCTCACCGCCGACGGTGTCCAGCAGTACGTCGATGCCTTCCGGCGCAGCCGCGGCCAACTGCGTGTCGAGCGACCGGGATCCCGGCACCAGCACCACGTCGTAGCCCAGTTCGGTGCGCAGCCGCTCGGCCTTGTCCGGCGAACGGGTGCTGCCGATGACCCTCGTGGCGCCCAGCAGACGTGCCAGAGAGCCCGCCAGTGACCCCACGGCTCCAGCCGCTCCCGTGACGAACACCGTGTCGCCGGGGCGGACTTCGGCGAGCCGGGTCAGTGCTCCGTAGGCGGCCGCCCCGGATGACAGGTGGGCCACCGGGTCGGGCAGAGCATCGCCCAGCGGAGTGCAGTCGGCCTCCGCCACCAGCGCGTGCTCGCGCCATCCGAGCAGGTGGATGACCGCGTCCCCCGGTCGCAACGAACTGCCTGCCGAGGCCGCGACGACCTCGCCGACAGCGGGACCGAAGAGCGCGTCACCGACGTGGATGCGCGGCAGTGGTACGCCGTCGGCCTGGCCGCCGATCAGGGTGCGCAGCCCCGGGAACACGAGGAAGTACCGGTTCCGGACGAGGACTTGACCCGGACCGGGGGCGGACAGAGGTTTCTCCACGACCGTGAGGTGCTCAGGGCCGGGCAGCCCCACGGGAGTGTCGGTCAGCAGGATCTCGCGCGTCGTTGCAGGCAGGGCAGCGGCCATGTCGGGGGCTCCAGGACAGGTGAGCGGGTGAGTGGGCGCGGGCGACAGTCGGACCTGCCCGGCCCGGCCGTCGGCGCGCAGACGCTAACCCTTGACGTGCGCGTCAAGGGCAAGTCGGCCTCGGTCGTCCGGCCTGCTGTTCGAAGGCGACCCCCGTCTTCCGGCGCCCCCGTGTCGCCGCCGTTCCGCGGGTGGTTCGGAGCGGCCACGGGTACTGGTCGTGCTGAGCCGGCCGACTCCCTGACGCGAACGCTCCGTTGACACTCCTGCGTGCCACGTGTTTGCATCCCGCCATGCCGTCGCCGGAGCCTCTGACTCGCCGCCGCGCCGTGGACCTCGTCCGGGTGGCCGCGGCACTGTGTCGGACGACCGGCTGATCACGCGCCTTCTCGCGCTTCCCGCCAACAGCCTTGCTCAGCAGGCGTGTTGTGCTCGGAAGTCCGGCCGCTGGGGGCTCGCCCCGGCCCGCGCCTGACCTCCTCTCGTGCTTTCCACCCCTTCTGACGAGGA from Streptomyces sp. NBC_00258 includes:
- a CDS encoding MerR family transcriptional regulator, translated to MRIGDAAAAAGTTPLALRFYEERGVLPPPPRTAAGQREYGPDDVARVRVVRELLALGLTVEDLHGVADRIDVLVRNPQRRCGPPDSGVPGSRVADRRLAALDAEIDRLTRLRDRLAQHVEDRPNSSPSSPEAAIPTEAQ
- a CDS encoding phosphotransferase enzyme family protein encodes the protein MQASEVSRAVAAAKLIASSLDLAADDAIVLHDSNKITLRLLPSDVLARVAPVDQQVSQFEVEVAQRLAESGCPVAALEPRVEPRVYEHDGFVVTLWTYYEPVTPQEVSAADYANALEQLHDGMRKLDVPTPHFTDRVEYAQQLLANRERTPALADADREFLSDTLRSMSRAIGERGGAEQLLHGEPHPGNLLATKNGLLFIDFETCCRGPVEFDLAHAPEEVSEHYPGVDQDLLRECRILVLAIITTWRWDRGDQLPDGRRLGAEWLSQIRAALGRNDLDTHG
- a CDS encoding MDR family NADP-dependent oxidoreductase — translated: MAAALPATTREILLTDTPVGLPGPEHLTVVEKPLSAPGPGQVLVRNRYFLVFPGLRTLIGGQADGVPLPRIHVGDALFGPAVGEVVAASAGSSLRPGDAVIHLLGWREHALVAEADCTPLGDALPDPVAHLSSGAAAYGALTRLAEVRPGDTVFVTGAAGAVGSLAGSLARLLGATRVIGSTRSPDKAERLRTELGYDVVLVPGSRSLDTQLAAAAPEGIDVLLDTVGGEQLTAAVRAARRGARFALVGALAGQLSPDGDGGSALAEIDTFRLINQSVSLRGYSGMDHPEVTEEWTKRFGDWLRSGEIIFPHVRVPGMDRAPRALQELFEGRYFGTVVVELPPR
- a CDS encoding putative leader peptide, whose product is MPSPEPLTRRRAVDLVRVAAALCRTTG
- a CDS encoding GNAT family N-acetyltransferase, with protein sequence MTSFAQPPASPTELTVIQVPVSDPRVRPLLRELGDEYSTRYGKDAHAELARYPDEEFTPPHGGLLLLLLERGEPVAGGAFRRYDAATAELKRIWTHSAHRRRGLARLVVAQLEHEARVRGYQRIYLTTGPRQPEARGLYLATGYTPLFDTSADPETLGPLPFEKHLPAEARP
- a CDS encoding LLM class flavin-dependent oxidoreductase, giving the protein MPVEFLGIAATNNGSETTARSGAAFDKEYTLRLARAHEEHDWDRVLFAYGSGSPDPAPAAAYISSRLDHLQILLAHRPNVSYPTFAAKTFATLDQISEGRLTVHFITGGNDQEQGREGDILTKDERYARTREYIRIVKKIWTTREPFDHEGEHYQFHDFVSDVFPVQQPRPNVSFGGSSPAAYAAGGAEADIYCLWGEPLAKTAEQIENVKAAAKAAGRTEVPRIQVAFRPIIAPTEELAWEKAHRTVGAIKARKEKGEAIGERHNGQAQPQNAGSQRLIAIAEAGERYDRALWTPTAAATGGAGNSNALVGTPETVTQALLDYYDLGVDILSARGYDLLDDAIDFGRYVIPIVREEVAKRDANRDAERAVRATQNLAAVNG